ttgaatcaggtgtgcttgtctgggGCCACAAcagaaatgtgtgctgttgggggcactggaggactggagttggtatACACTGCTCTACACCAGTACCTGGGGAGTAGGGCTATTAGCTTGCAAAAGGTTGTTTCTAGACAGGTCCTAACTCTCACCATTCACCAAGTGGTAACTTCTGAATGACTGAACTTCTAGCCATTACATCATGTGCCCTCAACGTGACCCAGTAGCCACGGACCGTACCAAGTCCTGTCTGGATCTCTCCTCGCATGGCTCTGGTTTTGGTTCTGATCAAATTCAAGTATTTTCCAGGAGACAATACTGAGTCATCCATACCATTCCTATTGTCTTGTGGGCGGAGTGAGAGAACAAATCAATTCACCCCTCTTTATGGCTTAAGAGTATTCATATATTTCACCCCAAAAAATAAGCTTTCCATGTCCTAGAAACTATTGTTTAGAAATGTTATTAAAGCTTATGCCTCAATCACAAAGACAGCGTCAAtacattttggtacaccagaaatacattcatttccaatggaatgctgcgtttgccttgcagcattgcgttgcagaggcagttgcagtgtgtTCTTTGTGGTGCATACCTTGGATTTATCAAGGTATGCATCACATTGTATGCATAGacagcttgacagaaatggtagcagaaggtgaacgTTGAACTTTTCTTGCACACAATCCAAATGATGCTAGGTACTACTTTGCATATTGACGCTATCAGTGTGATCAAGGCGTAACAACCTGGTCCTGCATTAATCAATTTGCATATTATAAGAATCCTTCATATCCTTTTCAGCCTCTCTGAACATGTCATTGTATTCCCAGCCTCTGAACAtcccaaaatatattttccattcaTGGTGGTTTTCCCCTCCCAAAACTGAGGCGACGTCCAGCCACGAAGCCCCAACATGGCTACTTCCCATAAAGTCAGTTTCCTCATTCTTACATCTCCCAACCGTCTTGTTAGTTAGGCATCCTCTGTTGGAGAGATCATTCTCCAGCCTCCAGCTTGTGGTACAGTTCTAAATATTCCACCCCTCCTCttacaggggcggcagggtagcctagtggttagagcgttggactagtaaccggaaggttgcgagttcaaacccccgagctgacaaggtacaaatctgtcgttctgcccctgaacaggcagttaactgttcccaggccgtcattgaaaataagaatttgttcttaactgacttgcctggctaaataaaggtaaaataaaaaaaaaaaaaaaaaataaacagtgCTGTGGTCAGTCCTGAATGCTCCACCCCTCCTCTTGCAGGCTAGTGGTACAGTCCTGAATGCTCCACCACTCCTCTTGCAGGCTAGTGGTACAGTCCTGAATGCTCCACCACTCCTCTTGCAGGCTAGTGGTACAGTCCTGAATGCTCCACCACTCCTCTTGCAGGCTAGTGGTACAGTCCTGAATGGAGCGGTTTGGTCTGTGCTTCTTCCAGTAGTTTTTCCTCCAACCTGGAGTAGTGTATGAAGACTTTGTGGATCCACCCCGAGTAGTAGGCCACATTGACGAAGATGGCGGGCCGCCGGGCCAGGGCACAGCCCCGGCCGTGGATGCTCACGCCCACGATGACTTTGCTCTCTCGCTCCTGACACACCAATGGGCCACCATAGTCTCTCTGTGAGGGACAAACCAATAGCAGGTTAGCGTGGTACTCATGCAGCCAATCGAAAGGCATTATGGTAGATATACTAATAGCTTGAAGTAATAACTGAGTCACACAATGTCGAGTCAATGCATGTTTCAGATAATTTAGAGTAATGTTTATGACGCTCACCTCACACACTCCCTGGTCTTTCCTGCCCCCGGCACACACTTTGCTGTCGGTGACAGGCAGGGTTTTGTTGTGGAGCTCAGAACACCAGTCGTTACTGACCATGGGCAGACTCACAGCTTTCAGTGCCCCCTCATATCCTGTCCCTGAACAGGAAGTAGCCGGAAATAAAGCAGGAAACAGTCAGTCTACTGTCCAAACACCATTTCACCATGTTCCAAACCTATAACCCTAGACAACATGTTTGTCTATATGGTGTCATTGTGGGGGACTTTACTCACACATTCGACACATGATTTCCTAAGGCCTCTTTTCCAAATATCATGGATCTCTTGATCCAATACCCCCCAATCTCTTCACCACACCATAGCATGAAACAGAGGTCATACAGAACACACTTAGTGGCCAGTTTactaggtacacccatctagtacccgGTCAGAACCCTTTTGCCTCCAGAACTGCCTCAATTCTTTGGGGAATtggaaacattgctcaattggtatcaagggacctaaagTGTGCCAGGAAAACGGtctccacaccattacaccaccaccaccagcctgtaccgttgacgccaggcaggatggggccatggactcatgctgcttacgccaaatcctgactctgccatcagcatgacgcaacaggaaccaggattcatctgaccagatgatgtttttccactccttattcaccagtgttggtgatcgcgtgctCACTGGGGACGTTTCttcttgttttttgtttgttgcaccattctcagtaaaccctagacactgttgtgggttaaaagcccaggaggccagccgtttctgagatactggactTGGCAGGCCTGGCACCAACAATCATACCATGCTCAAAGTTGCTttggtcactcgttttgcccattctaacgttcagtcAAATAGTaactttatatagcaagccacggccacgtgactcactgtctgtaggagcaaaacatttttgtgaatggggtggtgtacctaataaactagcCATTGAGTGTATATAGATAATAAGACACCACACAGGGATAAGACACCACACAGGGATAAGACACCACACAGGGATAAGACATAACACAGGAACAGTCATGTAGGGCAGTACCTTTGGTCTCTCCCCAGCCGTACATGAGACAGTTGGTTCCATCTGTGACCCCACAGCCTGCTACTGGGAGCTGGATGGTGAAGGCATGCTCAGAGAGAGGGGCAGGCCTAGGCGTGGACACATAAACAcatgaatgaataaataaatggtTGCTGTGCCTACAATGTATGATTGAGAAGGAATTCATGGATGGATTGATTgattatatttttaaaatgtattttaccaggtaagtaaaatggctggctgactgtctcactgaatgaatgaatgctaTTCTTACTTGGCCAGTTTGAGCAGGGCCAGGTTGGATCCCTCCGGGCCACAGACCACGTGTGCGATGCGGAGCCTGGGGTGGTCCAAGGACGAGTTGAGGTGAAGGAGGCCCACCTGTACACTGTACTCACTCAGGTCTGGAACACTGAGGACCACAGAGACTACTGTCAGACACATTCCAAATAGGGTTGACCACACATTGACTAGTCAGTATAAACTGAACATAGTATAAGAGGTATAAGCTGAAGAAAAGATTGGCCACAGCTTGTCTAAACACTATAATACAatatagtaaaatacagtactgcagtattctactctattctctgTATGAACACGTATCATTGGCCACATACTAACCACAGCTACCAGCATCACTAAACTGACAatagactatagactatagaACGCCTCAGCATGCACTCTACAAACTCACTCAATCTGGCTCCTCAACTAACTGTGTTCAATGACCCACATTCAACACATTGCATAGTCAGCAACAAGCTACTGAACTAATGCTGATGCCAATGGCCACAGTCTTGATGGAAGGAAGGTTCTGTAATGTCGGCATGAGGAGTACAGCTAAACCACTCACTAGGAGTACAGCTAAACCACTCACTAGGAGTACAACTAAACCACTCACTAGGAGTACAGCTAGACCACTCACTAGGAGTACAGCTAAACCACTCACTAGGAGTACAGCTAAACCACTCACTAGGAGTACAGCTAGACCACTCACTAGGAGTACAGCTAAACCACTCACTAGGAGTACAGCTAAACCACTCACTAGGAGTACAGCTAAACCACTCACTAGGAGTACAGCTAAACCACTCACTAGGAGTACAGCTAAACCACCCACTAGGAGTACAGCTAAACCACTCACTAGGAGTACAACTAAACCACTCACTAGGAGTACAGCTAAACCACTCACTAGGAGTACAGCTAAACCACTCACTAGGAGTACAGCTAAACCACTCACTAGGAGTACAGCTAAACCACTCACTAGGAGTACAACTAAACCACTCACTAGGAGTACAGCTAAACCACTCACTAGGAGTACAGCTAAACCACTCACTAGGAGTACAGCTAAACCACTCACTAGGAGTACAGCTAAACCACTCACTAGGAGTACAACTAAACCACTCACTAGGAGTACAGCTAAACCACTCACTAGGAGTACA
This genomic stretch from Oncorhynchus clarkii lewisi isolate Uvic-CL-2024 unplaced genomic scaffold, UVic_Ocla_1.0 unplaced_contig_2519_pilon_pilon, whole genome shotgun sequence harbors:
- the LOC139401253 gene encoding hepatocyte growth factor-like, whose protein sequence is DKSPNISAHPRSISLVSKTSCFIHKTTRIVGGAQVHKAKDGSWVVSIQKGNTHWCGGSLIREEWVLTDQQCFSSCVPDLSEYSVQVGLLHLNSSLDHPRLRIAHVVCGPEGSNLALLKLAKPAPLSEHAFTIQLPVAGCGVTDGTNCLMYGWGETKGTGYEGALKAVSLPMVSNDWCSELHNKTLPVTDSKVCAGGRKDQGVCERDYGGPLVCQERESKVIVGVSIHGRGCALARRPAIFVNVAYYSGWIHKVFIHYSRLEEKLLEEAQTKPLHSGLYH